Genomic window (Cardiocondyla obscurior isolate alpha-2009 linkage group LG21, Cobs3.1, whole genome shotgun sequence):
taattaacgaagtGAATAAATTTGCAACGATACGTAAATCGTCTgtgtatttaaaattctgtcaAGCTTGATTTATACGGAGAGTCAATATACACGTGTATCACTTGGCCGTCGACGTCAGTTAGGTACGGAGTGCCGACGAGTTTACCTGGTTTACTAACGAGTTTACTGGTCACGCTTGTCGGCACATGTATCTTATcgtgtatgtataataataacgatagtAATAGTTATCCAGTGAAGATTGAGCAGTCGTGACGATCGTATCACGCAGATCCATCGATCGCAGAATCTCGCGAACAAGTTTTCGTTTCTTCGCGCGAGGCAAAACTTTCCACCAAGATGAATCTCAACGGCGATAAACAGTTTTCCACAACAATGACCCGGATGATCTCGTTCGCTTTAGCGATCTTGATTTGTGGCCAGGTGATCTTCGCGCACCCTCTCGAAATTGCTCGATTTAAAAGGAGGAAATCCACACCGAATCAAAAGGCGTACTGGAAATTTCGAGAGCAAATAATGACCGATGAGAAGGAAATATCACTGGGCGGTCATTTGCAGCTCAGTTCCATCGAGGCCAAGGCCAACGAAGTTCTAATGAAGGCCAAAAATCAAGAGCTCAATGATGGTTtggtttttacatttataaatttccaaTCGCTTGTAGAAGTGATCGATTCGCAGCCAACTGTTGCAGTTTTCTTGAAATTCTTTactctgaaaaataaaaaaaaaaaaattaatattttattttattttagttaataTAACTGTTGAATTTTCGTTGCGTTTATTCTTTTATAGAACGACTATTGCGACTACCTGAAGTTCGTCTCGCTCATTTTTCAAGAACATATGTTACGCCATATCCGGGAACTTTAATTACTCAATTTATTTAGTACTCAGATTATTAGAAAGTCAGACGTTACGTAATTTTAACATTCAACAACGGCTTGCCACAGGTTTCGTCGACAGCGATGATTTTTTACCATCACGCAACTTTATGGAGGTGATACCACAAATCGAGAAATCAGAGGTATTCAAGATCCTACGTGACATGCCCAAAGGCGCTGTTCTCCACGCTCATGATACTGCGATAGCCTCGTTTGACTATCGTTTCAACTTGACTTATCGTGAAAATTTGTACGTTTGCGATGAAAGCGGCGGCCTTAcgctcaagttctttaaaacGCCGGACGACAATTGTAATTGGCAATTACTGAGCGATTTGCGAAAAGACCCAGCCCAAGCGGACGATATTAACGAGAAGATCAAGCAAGCCATAACTATGGTCACAAAAAATCCAAACAGCGTTTATTCCACCGTTGACAAAGCGTGGGAAAAGTTTAGCGACGTCTTCAAGACGATGAAGCATGTCTTGTCGTATCGGCCCGTTTACGAAGAACTCCATTATCGCAATCTCCAGGAGCTTTACGAGGACAACGTGATGTACGCCGAGATACGAACGACACTCTCGTCGATGTACGATCTTGACGGTAAGACATATGGGCCGTTGGAAATGGTACAGTTTCACAAGGAAGCTTCTGAAAAGtaagataaatttcttttttaattttatttttataacttaaGATCACcagaataataatataaaaaaaaataagtaaaatgtaacaatttCTCTACTTCACAATTAACAGTTTCAAAACTttgttattttgttttattaattattttaatgtataatgattaaattaaaaattgttgtgagcaagataattaaatagatGAACGCAATACAGGTTTGTGCAAGAACATCCCGGCTTCGTTGgcactaaaataatatatgcgcCACAACGTAACGTTGACAATGAGAGGGTGGATTATTACCTGCAGACAATGGTGCAATTGAAGAAAGTCTACCCGAACTTCGTGGCTGGTTTCGACTTGGTCGGCCAGGAGGATAAAGGTAAACCTCTCGTCGAATTTGCCTCCAAATTGAATGCCGTTGATCCATCAATTCCGTACTTCTTCCATGCTGGTGAGACGAAGTGGAACGGAATGTCGACCGACGTGAATCTCGTCGACGCTTTTTTGCTCAACACTAAACGCATCGGTCACGGGTAAGTAAAGCAAGTAtctaaaaaaaacataaatcgcaaatgtaaattaaaatgttaataaaaaataattaagttagAATTACTTTTGGAATTATGTGTggtaagtataataaatagaatacttaaaataactttaatataaCTCACAGCGAGCAGACTGGTTTTGAATATGAAAAACTCAATGTCTTTAGGTATGCGTTGATGAAGCATCCGCTCTTGTGGCAGTTAATAAAAAGGTTAAATATCGCAGTGGAAGTCTGCCCTATCTCAAACCAGGTTCTTGGTCTCGTGGAAGACATGCGAAACCATCCCGCGGCCAGTTTATTTGCGTCAGGTTCACCGGTGGTGGTATCTAACGATGATCCCGGACTGTGGGGTGCCCGAGGACTGAGTTACGACTTTTACGAGGCTTTTATGGGTATCATGAGCGCCAGCTCAGATCTCAGGAGTCTCAAACAACTTGCGCTCAATTCATTGACTTACAGTAGtatgaataaaaaagagaagcaCAATGCGACATGCCAATGGCAAAATAAGTGGAACACCTTTGTGAACAAGCTAGCAAAATTAGCTTAATAGTGATGGATCGCATTTTTATGTCTTATAAAACAAGATATAAGAACTGCACAATAAAGattatttgtcttttttttttttaatatatatatattacgatCGTCAATTATTTTGATACTTGCTGCATCTGAAAAACAGCATTGAAttactgaaaaatattaaaaaaatacatgtctTTTTACCTATCAATCCTATATAATATACTTCAATGATACAGTGATAtactacaataaaaaaattgcaacgtatttagttatttattaaatggaTAATAATCTAATccattattgtatttaaattcatGTTTATTACGATTCTGCTTCTTTGCTATTTCCATTAATTTCTGGACACTGGGTCTATagaaacaagaaagaaaatgttgatTATGAATCATTATAAGTAATTCtacaaattatgtaaaatagaaTTACAATTCATACCTGTAAGGTGGAGGTAACATCTCTTCATGAAAGGTACATTCTTTATTACTTGGTTCATTTTGTTTGTAAATCTTTATACCAACAACATCCATGTCTCTATTGCACTTATCTAAAATTTGATTAAGTTCTTGTGGTGGTGcatcaaaatatataaaaaaatggctaaaaatgtaaaaaaaaatcgtgtaaaattaatttgtcaaacTTAATTTGTtctagattaaaataaaattagcttaattattagattgttcatatatacaaatttaatcgTACTTTGCTTGGCGATGAACATGTCCATGTGCACTTAGCTTAAATGGGAGTGATTTTACTCCacaattttccatttttctgaTAAAACCACCAGTACTAAATATCGCTTCGGCCgttctttttaaagtttgtATCAATTCCGgctataatattacaaatataattattgtaataatctTTATCGGGCTCTgtttaaagaaacaaaaaatatataacctataaaaataatctaccTTCTTCATAATGCGCAGCAACAGTGGCATTTCGTATGTAGGCATATTTGTCtccgtaattaaataactttcaataaattttaataacaataatatcaataattcAACAAAAATCACATCGGCACAGAAAACGGACGTTCGGCCCGGTACTTGATTACCATTTGATAATTACTCGTATTGGTAtcagtggtcgcagattttagacgggcaacatacacacactaggcacaatgccgtgtccgcgTGTGTCCGTAACGCCTGctaatgcctcggacgcagagaacctaactcggaatcgcggcttccacgcgtcaagatacagaggctcgtccgtgtgaagccagcgtttcggctgccgtcggatagaagaacaggccagagctatacatagtctgtcctactcttttgcggcgtcgccggcagataTCACAGATTTGCTTCACACTAACATCACCGAGTTATAAGATGAGAGTAGAAATATaaacttaacagtaaaataaaaagattttgtaataattttataatttactagaagagaccatgcgcgcgctattttttaaaagacctcAATTACAatctacgaaaagaaaatcatgtaacttaccaatctgcatgagcttcagcaaAGTtctagagttctgccggtgactgtaacataaaatgaaatatattaatgtacacatgttagcatttaaattaatgtaaagatatGTAAAGATTaaagtaaagataaattaatgtaaagatataatgtaaaggtaaagctttatttttataaagattgtataaaaaagaattaattctcaccaaaaagttgctccgccgatgcatgatacTCTTCCTGGTCCTTCTCCTcttctcaggatgtctgcggaatGTCGGGTCGGTCCTTCCTTCAATGCTggagtattatctgaaacagaaaaattacaattaatattctgttctgttAGATGTCTTATTGAGCTATCTTATTTCTTgaatcaaaatcaaaaatttaacgagaaagGCGGTAACGTGTTCTGAAGCGCggtagaaataaaacgcgggaCAGTGAATATCCGCGGGATAgtgaaattatgattaatattctgttttattcgataattattgaGCTATCAATTTCTCGAGTcgaaattcaaaatttaacgaaaaaggtGGTTGCGCGTTTTGaataacggtaaaaataaaaggcgggatagtgaataccccccggtgggggtaacacaaggggggtaaagaatatcccgcgcgatagTAGGGAAAACATTGAAGGGGTTGGGGGAAGTTTTcgcggtcattctaccgacgacttttgaccgcgcaacaaggtgacgtggacctcgcttgaagtgacagttagattcttgtgtcgggattcaaggttaataggaagtgtcgtggactatcccgcgagtgtctaccgcagtaggaatattttatatcgcggcgcgttttataccggtgcttcgtgcaagttttgtgtcgttcgttacaccgaccgaaggattaaagtgacagttagaccgcgcttacgtctcagggtcgtgtttaaagatttaacggaagtgtcgtgaatatctcgcgagtgatctagtgcgcggagaacgttaatttattataaaacaaggatgctttttcgtgatcggaatattgtttcgcgctttcgggatataataattcgcgtttcaatttattttttaattaatcgtcgtaCAGCCAGAGTACGCGTTATCTCTTGCGGAGTGTCGATTTTCTGTCTGGTAAGACGTGCTAATAGTGTATAGTGACCGGCAATGATGACCTGACTCACTGTGGTGACAGCGGCTAACGCGCATGAGCTAGGGTGGAGTGCGTtaggccttaccgcggatcgtgtACGTGAACCTTGGAGTATCGggagaagcgagagaacgagggaaaagttggaggaaggcatcttcatgttctgttctgttcgcgaccgtgcgtgtgagagagaacgcatgagtgatcgctaagaaatcattataggcgcctctaatgatttcttagcgatcgctcgtgcgttctctctcacatgCACGGTCTCGAACAGAACAGAGCATGAAGATGCTTTCCTtcaacttttccctcgttttctcgtttctttcggtacTTCAGGACTCACGTAtgcgatccgcggtaaggcctgACGCATTTTACCCTAGCTTACGCGCGTTAGTCGCCGTTGCCGCAATGAGTCATGCCGTTATTAAAGGTCACTACTATTACATGCAATTCGGGAAACGGTATCttctgcttgagagattcgcgttacgccggattgtgcgatgcgtattttagtattttttaatttctatttgaacaatttttccttgttttatgataAGTTACGCTCTAAGTgacaatgtaataaagtgcgcggtgaatatgagtcatagtgttatgaagtgcgcggtgaatatgtgtcatagtgttatgaagtgcgcggtgaatatgtgtcatagtgttatgaagtgcgcggtgaatattatgtaagtgagtgtgagtgtgagtgtacagtgtcgcgttttcgtttataatacggggtgccgtgtttaagttattataaaacaaggtcgcttttctcgtgatcggaatattgtttcgcgctttcgggatatagtaattcgcgtttttaatttattttttaagggatcgtcgtacagcccggagtattcgtcggtccctcgcggagtgtcgttttctgtttcgttagccgtgactgatagtgcgtgcgctactgcacgcaattcgggaaattggcatctgctgcttgagagattcgcgttacgccggattgtgcgatgcgtattttagtagttttaaattcttattcgaacaatttttccttgttttataataatttaaactaggtatgagtgatagtgtaataaagtgcgcggtgaatatgtgtcatagtgttatgaagtgcgcggtaaATATgtgtcatagtgttatgaagtgcgcggtgaatatgtgtcatagtgttatgaagtgcgcggtgaatattatgtaagtgagtgtgagtgtacagtgtcgcgttttcgtttataatacggggtgccgtgtttaagttattacaaaacaagatcgcttttctcgtaatcggaatattgtttcgcgctttcgggatatagtaattcgcgtttttaatttattttttaatggatcgtcgtacagcccggagtattcgtcggtccctcgcggagtgtcgttttctgtttcgttagccgtgactgatagtgcgtgcgctactgcacgcaattcgggaaattggcatctgctgcttgagagattcgcgttacgccggattgtgcgatgcgtattttagtagttttaaattcttattcgaacaattttttcttgttttataataatttaaactaggtatgagtgataatgtaataaagtgcgcggtgaatatgagtcatagtgttatgaagtgcgcgttgaatattatgtgagtgagtgtgagtgtgagtgtacagtttcgcgttttcgtttataatacggggtgccgtgttttaataataatttaaactgtgagtgataatgtaaactaatgagtgataatttaaattatgagtgaTAGCGTTAGGGGTTAATGacagtatttcgcgagagtttccagtgcgcgaaaagatgactcgacgacgacgaccttttatctgagaggaggagcaggcccggggggcatcctgcatcggcggagcaactttaaggtaagcattaatttttaaatcaaaatctttattaaaaaaaaacttttactttttttatatgaatctTATTAACTAACTgtctgaattaatattttcctatttatgttacagtcaccggcaacaactccgctgaagctcatgcagattcgtgagtcgcatgctttttttttttttttttacaaattccttatttgtctttatttctttttattttaaatgttatattacatatgttttatatatacttatatatttttatatgcatatgctttaatatattttactttcagagaaataatgctttttttttttataaattccttatttaattatctttatttctttttattttaatttttatatgcatatgctttaatatatattactttcagagaaataatgctttttttttacaaattcctTATTTAACTgtctatatttctttttattttaattgttatattacatatgttttatatatacttatatatttttatatgcatatactttaatatatattactttcagagaaataatgcttttttttacaaattttttatttaatgaattaaataagacagctgtcttatttccttgaattaaaatacaggcgcgcgcctgtatacatatattaaatatatttatttgcactAATATTGTATTGCTTTAAGAAAAAtgatgtgtagaatgcatcaaaaatttttaaccacaccggttgtacttagagaaaatattaaaaatatatacaaccgacagtccgcagtctgtttaagtgggacggaaaatttttgttgcattgtgcattaaaaacttatattacattatatcttgaaaatgtcgtacaatacacaattcggtgactcggatttcgtactatttaaaattatttaagactccgcgatggtaccgagaagcggatctgcgatatCTGCCGACGACGCCACGAAAgaacaggacagacagtgtataggtctggcctgttcttctatccgacggcagctgaaacgctggcttcacacggacgagcctctgtatcttgacgcgtggaagccgcgattccgagttgggttctctgcgtccgaggcattagcaggcgctacgggcacaTACGGACACTGCATTGCGCCTAGTGTGCatatgttgcccgtctaaaatctgcgaccactgaTTGGTACAGTTGGTCCTTTTGTACTCTTGACAGTCTGGTCAGTCTGATCTAATCTGGTCCTAGCCGACCTAGCCTGACTGGTCAGTCTGCTGCTTTGCATGATGGCGTCGGCGCAACGCTCACTCGTTCCCGCGCTTGCTGCCGTGCTCGCTCCCGCTCCCGCTCTCGCTCCCGCTCTCACCACTTCCACTTCACTCTGCTCGGCTTGATTCAACACGATACCGCGCCACACCGTTTTCTAGAGCTTCCGGACTGTTCCGGACTCGAAGTCCTCGAGGACGCGAAAACTGCGCTCCTGTAATACACGGTATACCCTTCCAGTTTTCTTGCGCATTTTTACCATATTACTTACGAACATCTATAGTAcgtatattgtttaaaattaacttttgatGGTTTTTGTATGTCGTAATGTACTTTGTACGTACGATGGAAAGCATATATGTCGTTTGCTGCACCGACAGCAGCTAGTGTACGTAATTTTAGCGTCGTGTACGTAGTTTCATATGTtccgcatgtatgtaccgcgccggccggattgccgatgaccgatttcTTCCCGTTCTCTCGTTTTCTGCCTCCACCGCCTATGATTACATACGCTTGCTATTTTAGCCGCAGAAAAGGCCATATCTCGCCCTTCGGTGTACGatcaaaattatcttttctttagttttttttcaTCGACTATTTCGTGATATTCACTTTTATTCTCATACACGACGCTAATTTCACATTACACGCGCGATGTGAGATCCACAATAAAATAGGCCCGAGAATTGCGCACCGTACATAcatgataaaaattgatagTGAATCGATCATGAAATAATACAAAGCTTACCGCTGCAGGTCAGTTACGAAATATCGAAGATGATCATTGCCATAAATCCCGCGCGAGAAAgcatgaaatatttatcttgcCCTCCAATAATTCTCTGAAAATTGTCGACGACACGACGATAGATTCAGGCCGTCTTCTTCAGACTTAATTGACAATGACAGCGCTCAAGAAAATCATCGCCGGACGATTATTTTCTTCGAATAAGATGGTTTAAATACTAGAGTGccatgtaatataataatttcaatactTTAGGTACTTATACTActttatacaataattatacatgcatacatactTTTAGAATTGCATGAAATATGATCGGCGAAACCTCAATTTCTTTAAACGAGAACGTACAACGAGTAACTGATGTCAACGATGTTGAACCTATGCCAGGTATAAATagagaagaaattaatatgaatttaaaatcGATAGTTATTATTctggatatttttttaaggtGTTCAGAATCTAAGCTACTGgtattttaattcgcgagaaGAAGCGTTAAATCCATCTTCGAGTGAATCGTCTTGGCTGCGTGTCAATCGATCATCTTTTCACGAGAGACGATGTGGAAGACGACGGGGATCTCGACGACGATGGAAACTCAGTAATTGCTTTCGGTGTACATCGGCTGTGAGAGACGAGGCACATAAAAGAAGAACGCTGTTAATCAAGTTGAAATTATATCTGCTCCATaacacattaattattattataatatttttaatattattgtaggATATTCCCTGTTCGAGAGGCGCACCACCCACGTACTCCTCGACATTCATTAATTCGCATGAATTCACCTTCCGGACAAATAATCTATCATTCGTGGCACAAGTTCCACCACCCACCTATTCCCAAGCGCAGGGAATTGATGTGGAGTCATTCGTCTCTCTACCCGGtaaagcaatttaaaaataccttAATAGTCAGCttcaaaaaatttgttttagtaatatttatttatggtACGATCAAAGTTTCGTCAGATTTCTTAAAGTACTTTGTTTCTATTTGATAATTAACTCACTCACAGCTAATTAAAAACATCTAATATCTTGAAACAGATATAATCTACaaatatgttataattttttcagcGAACACGACAAGAGACTGGCCACGAGTGCCCACAGCTGCGATTTGTCCCCGATGCTCGACGCTCATTATCACCGTCGTGATGGTACGTCGACCTGCGATTACTCATCTTACCGCATTGATGCTCTTTCTACTAAGGTAAGTTTAACGCGAAAGTGATAAGTGAAatttcattttataataagtCACGcttttataagatttttataagacttttataaaagaattgcacttattaatattgtaattaatacaatatacatacatttagTTTTATATCTAATGCATATATTGTTgaaacataatataattataataaatcttgACAAAATAATCTAtcaagtttattaaaattttattgagatttaataaaagaatcaaAAGACATTCTGCTATAATTATTGTACTCTTTTATTGCAGATGCTGGCCGTGCTGCATGATACCATGTTGTATAGATTCCTGCAACAATACGGACCACTATTGTCCTATCTGTCGCGGGTATCTCGGAACTTATACACCATGGTAAGAAAACGTCACACGCAAGCAATTTAGAGAGCGGTAACGTGGCTTTCTCAATTTacgtttcttctctttttttcattactgCGATGAAAAATATACGGTGACGAAACAATGTATTTCTCGAGCAAACTTTTCTAACTGCCTCTTGTTTAAGGTAGTTACTCTTATCTAACGGCAACAATTATAATCGATTTAAGAGAGAAAGTGAAGTACTTATCGCGACTCAGGGGACAAATACAATACGTTATTTGGCGAGcgtcaattaaatttctcgacTTTCTCTAAAATTCGTATGTGTGGGTGGACAAGTTAGATATTTCAGTTTGCTGCATGATATATAGACCGAATAAATAGTATTTCTGGGTATATTTAACTTGACACCTTGGATTCATGTAAGTTAGTTGACGTTTCTGTCAAGTGAAATGCGCGGTCCGCCACGAGAATTGTGGTGTATcaaatttatacgataaaagtttaataaaaaagaggTGCTTTATTTGCGGCAATAACGAAATTTCTGAGCaccacatttttttatctacagAAACAAACGCATTGGGGATCGCAGAATGATTAAAGATCGATCACTGATCACGCTTCTGATATGCAGCATTGTGTTTCACTCTTGCATCGACGCCTGGAACAATGGTGGCAGACACAGAATCGCGGACAGAAGACGATTGTGGCAGATGAATGACAACGGATCAATCCTTTCAGCCGCAAGAGTGACGAAACGTAAATGGGAATCTAAATTTCCAAATAATCACACTCAAATGGCGAGGGATAAAAGACGTGAGTAAAAATGCATCGTGGAAATATCAgcttgagaaaaagaaaattcataggatttttaatttaataaatttttattaattttttaaatttatattataagaaaaatataaaatatactattATTACGCACATGTATACATAGTTCTGCCGTTATTTACGCTGGTCAAGTTCGAGAATAATATCTGCGGCGGATTGAACGGGGAGAACGGCACATGTGTTGCCGCGGCGGAATGCGTGCAACGCGGAGGTATCTCTAGCGGGGTTTGCGCAAATGGTTACGGAGTCTGTTGCATAGGTTTGATTGAACACATTCAGATTTCATtggttatttttataataaaaatgttaattttatttttttattatttcatagtTACGGTATCATGCGGCGGGATGACTGCTGATAACAACACGCACTTTGTCAACCCGAATTATCCATCAAGTTTCGACGGCATGGACTCGTGTCAAGTAACACTAGTGAAATCGGATCCAGATGTATGCCAGTATCGGTAAGTACATtgttaaatacataaatatattgttaagcatattaaattatagttactaatttttaaaagtattaaaaaaattttttattgtagatTGGACTTTGTACAGTTCAATATTAGGGGCCCGGAAACAATGAATAACGTTTGCACTTATGATCAATTTATCGTTTCCGGTGGCAATCCGGTGCCGACGATATGCGGTAATAATGACGGAAATCACAGTaagtattgaaaaaagaaattgaaaataaaaactttattcgcctatgttatttttatcgatactATTTTAAATCGCTATTCAA
Coding sequences:
- the LOC139110648 gene encoding adenosine deaminase 2 translates to MNLNGDKQFSTTMTRMISFALAILICGQVIFAHPLEIARFKRRKSTPNQKAYWKFREQIMTDEKEISLGGHLQLSSIEAKANEVLMKAKNQELNDGFVDSDDFLPSRNFMEVIPQIEKSEVFKILRDMPKGAVLHAHDTAIASFDYRFNLTYRENLYVCDESGGLTLKFFKTPDDNCNWQLLSDLRKDPAQADDINEKIKQAITMVTKNPNSVYSTVDKAWEKFSDVFKTMKHVLSYRPVYEELHYRNLQELYEDNVMYAEIRTTLSSMYDLDGKTYGPLEMVQFHKEASEKFVQEHPGFVGTKIIYAPQRNVDNERVDYYLQTMVQLKKVYPNFVAGFDLVGQEDKGKPLVEFASKLNAVDPSIPYFFHAGETKWNGMSTDVNLVDAFLLNTKRIGHGYALMKHPLLWQLIKRLNIAVEVCPISNQVLGLVEDMRNHPAASLFASGSPVVVSNDDPGLWGARGLSYDFYEAFMGIMSASSDLRSLKQLALNSLTYSSMNKKEKHNATCQWQNKWNTFVNKLAKLA
- the LOC139110771 gene encoding uncharacterized protein isoform X2; its protein translation is MLDAHYHRRDGTSTCDYSSYRIDALSTKMLAVLHDTMLYRFLQQYGPLLSYLSRVSRNLYTIKRIGDRRMIKDRSLITLLICSIVFHSCIDAWNNGGRHRIADRRRLWQMNDNGSILSAARVTKRKWESKFPNNHTQMARDKRLLPLFTLVKFENNICGGLNGENGTCVAAAECVQRGGISSGVCANGYGVCCIVTVSCGGMTADNNTHFVNPNYPSSFDGMDSCQVTLVKSDPDVCQYRLDFVQFNIRGPETMNNVCTYDQFIVSGGNPVPTICGNNDGNHMYIDTGVGQTNPVTLTFVTSGNSFSRSWKVRISQIRCSTIYRAEEGCLQYFTGVSGQLKSFNYDPTTGLQLSNQDYSICIRMERNFCGIQYMACSDDAQDVMMTTGFGISGQVMRSNAFTLTGNTQGTQIVSMTGTNCMTDWLSIPCAMNLGRLSSTPITCVDRLCGGTFNSEAQNLNGSSVISTVKPFRLIFHTDSTEAPGDVGNRGFCLNYVQQPCTTKLK
- the Mrps6 gene encoding small ribosomal subunit protein bS6m → MPTYEMPLLLRIMKKPELIQTLKRTAEAIFSTGGFIRKMENCGVKSLPFKLSAHGHVHRQANHFFIYFDAPPQELNQILDKCNRDMDVVGIKIYKQNEPSNKECTFHEEMLPPPYRPSVQKLMEIAKKQNRNKHEFKYNNGLDYYPFNK